The Equus asinus isolate D_3611 breed Donkey chromosome 4, EquAss-T2T_v2, whole genome shotgun sequence genome has a segment encoding these proteins:
- the EN1 gene encoding homeobox protein engrailed-1, whose translation MEEQQPEPKSQRDSGLGAAAVAAAPGSLSLSLSPGASGSSGSDGDSVPVSPQPAPPSPPAAPCLPPLAHHPHLPPHPPPPPPPQPHLAAPAHQPQPAAQLHRTTNFFIDNILRPDFGCKKEQPPPQLLLAAAAGGGAGGSRVERDRGQTGAGRDPVHPLGTRAPSAASLLCGPDANCGPPDGSPPAAGGGAGASKAGNPAAAAAAAAAAAVAAAAAAAAAKPSDSGGGSGGGVGSPGAQSAKYPEHGNPAILLMGSANGGPVVKTDSQQPLVWPAWVYCTRYSDRPSSGPRTRKLKKKKNEKEDKRPRTAFTAEQLQRLKAEFQANRYITEQRRQTLAQELSLNESQIKIWFQNKRAKIKKATGIKNGLALHLMAQGLYNHSTTTVQDKDESE comes from the exons ATGGAAGAACAGCAGCCGGAACCTAAAAGTCAGCGCGACTCGGGCCTTGgcgcggcggcggtggcggcggcccCGGGCAGCCTCAGCCTGAGCCTCAGCCCCGGCGCCAGCGGCAGCAGCGGCAGCGATGGAGACAGCGTGCCGGTGTCTCCGCAGCCCGCGCCCCCCTCGCCGCCCGCGGCGCCCTGCCTGCCGCCCCTGGCCCACCACCCGCACCTCCCCCCAcatcccccgcccccgccgccgccgcagccgcaTCTCGCGGCGCCTGCTCACCAGCCGCAACCCGCGGCCCAGCTGCACCGCACCACCAACTTTTTCATCGACAACATCCTGAGGCCGGACTTCGGCTGCAAAAAGGAGCAGCCGCCGCCGCAGCTCCTGttggcggcggcggccggaggAGGCGCTGGAGGAAGCCGGGTGGAGCGTGACAGAGGCCAGACCGGCGCAGGTAGAGACCCTGTCCACCCGCTGGGCACGCGGGCGCCAAGCGCCGCCTCGCTCCTGTGCGGCCCGGATGCGAACTGTGGCCCACCCGACGGCTCCCCGCCAGCtgccggcggcggcgcgggcgctTCCAAAGCTGGGaacccggcggcggcggcggcggcggcggctgcagcggccgtggcggcggcggcggcggcagcagcggccaAGCCTTCGGACAGCGGAGGCGGCAGTGGAGGCGGCGTGGGGAGCCCGGGTGCGCAGAGTGCCAAATACCCGGAGCACGGCAACCCGGCCATCCTGCTTATGGGTTCAGCCAACGGCGGGCCCGTGGTCAAAACTGACTCGCAGCAGCCCCTCGTGTGGCCCGCCTGGGTCTACTGCACGCGCTACTCGGATCGTCCGTCCTCCG GTCCGCGCACCAGAAagctgaagaagaagaagaacgaGAAGGAGGACAAGCGGCCGCGGACGGCGTTCACGGCCGAGCAGCTGCAGAGACTCAAGGCGGAGTTCCAGGCGAACCGCTACATCACGGAGCAGCGGCGGCAGACCCTGGCCCAGGAGCTCAGCCTCAATGAGTCCCAGATCAAGATCTGGTTCCAGAACAAGCGCGCCAAGATCAAGAAGGCCACGGGCATCAAGAACGGCCTGGCGCTGCACCTCATGGCGCAGGGACTGTACAACCATTCTACCACCACGGTCCAGGACAAAGACGAGAGCGAGTAG